A window of the Pecten maximus chromosome 19, xPecMax1.1, whole genome shotgun sequence genome harbors these coding sequences:
- the LOC117317584 gene encoding lariat debranching enzyme-like isoform X3, protein MGYANVLKFGGVRIGGLSGIYKGKDFTKGHFEHPPYNEESKRAAYHIRNLEVFRLKQLTKPMDIFMTHDWPRGIYDYGNTSQLLKTKQFLREEIESGSLGSPPAEELLMKLQPQYWFSAHLHVKFAAIVQHKAPEGEEKITKFLSLDKCLPRRKFLQILDVPHDPQEPLKLQLDTEWLSILKLTNHLLSLKRGSIYMPGPGSQSRWEFKPTIEEENRILEDFGGDLCIPDNFQRTVDVFDPNEGKCKVRPPVTMVNPQTTLICTMLDITDPNAVFLGQDSSSNILDVSGEGACDADDDDDVDEDETEIDSEPSFVSFVDSDQSYSSLLSSSNADDSIMSLGTAGDLSIDNRDPVKELSSSILTNPVEISLSDEEAEFKAIMEAQKKKESAESPKDPNVDEEDEDDEFKAIMSAQKEHSLSVDPLVGQTLRPLTQSSPASSDERSDTEVTRKTNNLALNTSKRADGSESEDSPQSKKFKRRNQQIYNSELGDEETA, encoded by the exons ATGG GCTATGCCAACGTGTTGAAGTTTGGTGGTGTAAGAATCGGAGGGTTGTCCGGAATTTACAAGGGTAAAGATTTTACCAAAG GTCATTTTGAACATCCGCCGTACAATGAAGAATCTAAACGAGCTGCCTACCATATTCGTAACTTGGAAGTCTTCAGACTTAAACAG TTGACAAAGCCCATGGACATATTCATGACCCATGATTGGCCGCGTGGTATCTATGACTATGGTAACACATCACAGCTGCTGAAGACAAAGCAGTTCCTTCGTGAGGAAATTGAGTCTGGAAGTTTAGGAAGTCCCCCGGCAGAGGAGCTGTTGATGAAACTACAACCACAATACTGGTTCTCGGCTCATCTCCATGTCAAGTTTGCAGCCATTGTGCAGCACAAG GCTCCTGAAGGTGAAGAAAAGATTACCAAGTTCCTGTCTCTTGACAAATGCCTACCACGAAGAAAATTTCTGCAG ATACTGGATGTACCTCATGACCCTCAGGAGCCTCTGAAACTTCAGCTGGATACAGAATGGCTGAGTATTCTCAAACTGACCAATCACTTACTCAGTCTTAAAAGGGGCAGTATCTACATGCCTGGTCCAGGCAGCCAATCAAG ATGGGAGTTTAAGCCTACAATTGAAGAAGAAAACCGAATTCTAGAAGATTTTGGTGGTGACTTATGTATCCCGGACAATTTCCAGAGGACGGTTGATGTGTTTGATCCTAACGAGGGTAAATGTAAAGTGAGGCCTCCAGTTACAATGGTGAACCCACAAACTACTCTCATATGTACCATGCTGGACATTACTGATCCAAACGCTGTTTTTCTGGGACAAGACTCCAGCAGCAATATTCTGGATGTCTCCGGGGAAGGGGCTTgtgatgctgatgatgatgacgatgtaGATGAAGATGAAACAGAAATTGACAGTGAGCCTAGCTTTGTGTCTTTTGTAGACAGCGACCAGAGCTATAGTAGTTTACTATCTTCCAGTAATGCTGATGATAGCATCATGTCTTTAGGAACAGCAGGGGATTTATCTATTGACAATCGTGATCCGGTGAAAGAGTTATCATCAAGTATCTTAACTAATCCAgtagagatttctctgtcagatGAAGAGGCAGAGTTCAAAGCTATCATGGAAGctcaaaaaaagaaagaatcTGCTGAATCTCCAAAAGACCCAAATGTTGATGAAGAGGATGAGGACGATGAATTCAAAGCCATAATGTCAGCACAGAAAGAACACTCTTTGTCTGTTGATCCTTTAGTAGGACAAACGTTACGACCTTTGACCCAGTCAAGTCCTGCTAGCAGTGATGAAAGGAGCGACACTGAGGTCACCCGAAAAACAAACAACCTCGCTCTGAATACAAGCAAGCGTGCAGATGGGTCAGAAAGCGAAGATAGCCCTCAATCTAAAAAGTTCAAACGGAGGAACCAGCAAATCTATAATTCAGAGTTAGGAGATGAGGAAACAGCATAA
- the LOC117317584 gene encoding lariat debranching enzyme-like isoform X2: MVAPNIYYMGYANVLKFGGVRIGGLSGIYKGKDFTKGHFEHPPYNEESKRAAYHIRNLEVFRLKQLTKPMDIFMTHDWPRGIYDYGNTSQLLKTKQFLREEIESGSLGSPPAEELLMKLQPQYWFSAHLHVKFAAIVQHKAPEGEEKITKFLSLDKCLPRRKFLQILDVPHDPQEPLKLQLDTEWLSILKLTNHLLSLKRGSIYMPGPGSQSRWEFKPTIEEENRILEDFGGDLCIPDNFQRTVDVFDPNEGKCKVRPPVTMVNPQTTLICTMLDITDPNAVFLGQDSSSNILDVSGEGACDADDDDDVDEDETEIDSEPSFVSFVDSDQSYSSLLSSSNADDSIMSLGTAGDLSIDNRDPVKELSSSILTNPVEISLSDEEAEFKAIMEAQKKKESAESPKDPNVDEEDEDDEFKAIMSAQKEHSLSVDPLVGQTLRPLTQSSPASSDERSDTEVTRKTNNLALNTSKRADGSESEDSPQSKKFKRRNQQIYNSELGDEETA; the protein is encoded by the exons ATGGTGGCTCCCAACATATACTACATGG GCTATGCCAACGTGTTGAAGTTTGGTGGTGTAAGAATCGGAGGGTTGTCCGGAATTTACAAGGGTAAAGATTTTACCAAAG GTCATTTTGAACATCCGCCGTACAATGAAGAATCTAAACGAGCTGCCTACCATATTCGTAACTTGGAAGTCTTCAGACTTAAACAG TTGACAAAGCCCATGGACATATTCATGACCCATGATTGGCCGCGTGGTATCTATGACTATGGTAACACATCACAGCTGCTGAAGACAAAGCAGTTCCTTCGTGAGGAAATTGAGTCTGGAAGTTTAGGAAGTCCCCCGGCAGAGGAGCTGTTGATGAAACTACAACCACAATACTGGTTCTCGGCTCATCTCCATGTCAAGTTTGCAGCCATTGTGCAGCACAAG GCTCCTGAAGGTGAAGAAAAGATTACCAAGTTCCTGTCTCTTGACAAATGCCTACCACGAAGAAAATTTCTGCAG ATACTGGATGTACCTCATGACCCTCAGGAGCCTCTGAAACTTCAGCTGGATACAGAATGGCTGAGTATTCTCAAACTGACCAATCACTTACTCAGTCTTAAAAGGGGCAGTATCTACATGCCTGGTCCAGGCAGCCAATCAAG ATGGGAGTTTAAGCCTACAATTGAAGAAGAAAACCGAATTCTAGAAGATTTTGGTGGTGACTTATGTATCCCGGACAATTTCCAGAGGACGGTTGATGTGTTTGATCCTAACGAGGGTAAATGTAAAGTGAGGCCTCCAGTTACAATGGTGAACCCACAAACTACTCTCATATGTACCATGCTGGACATTACTGATCCAAACGCTGTTTTTCTGGGACAAGACTCCAGCAGCAATATTCTGGATGTCTCCGGGGAAGGGGCTTgtgatgctgatgatgatgacgatgtaGATGAAGATGAAACAGAAATTGACAGTGAGCCTAGCTTTGTGTCTTTTGTAGACAGCGACCAGAGCTATAGTAGTTTACTATCTTCCAGTAATGCTGATGATAGCATCATGTCTTTAGGAACAGCAGGGGATTTATCTATTGACAATCGTGATCCGGTGAAAGAGTTATCATCAAGTATCTTAACTAATCCAgtagagatttctctgtcagatGAAGAGGCAGAGTTCAAAGCTATCATGGAAGctcaaaaaaagaaagaatcTGCTGAATCTCCAAAAGACCCAAATGTTGATGAAGAGGATGAGGACGATGAATTCAAAGCCATAATGTCAGCACAGAAAGAACACTCTTTGTCTGTTGATCCTTTAGTAGGACAAACGTTACGACCTTTGACCCAGTCAAGTCCTGCTAGCAGTGATGAAAGGAGCGACACTGAGGTCACCCGAAAAACAAACAACCTCGCTCTGAATACAAGCAAGCGTGCAGATGGGTCAGAAAGCGAAGATAGCCCTCAATCTAAAAAGTTCAAACGGAGGAACCAGCAAATCTATAATTCAGAGTTAGGAGATGAGGAAACAGCATAA